One window of Streptomyces sp. FIT100 genomic DNA carries:
- a CDS encoding TetR/AcrR family transcriptional regulator, whose protein sequence is MAYRKTPAELDRLAAAREHLVERATAVVADVGWANASVTAVAAAAGLSVGSVYQHFPSKGALAVEVFRRASGREVEVLGEVLREGSGDPVERLALGVGVFARRAMESRGLAHALLAAPAEPAVGEERLLFRHRYREVFAEVIREGIAAGLLPDQDPDVTAAALTGAIGEVLVDPLSAPAEGDAADRLVTELVAMSLRCAGAAPAP, encoded by the coding sequence ATGGCCTACCGCAAGACGCCCGCCGAGCTGGACCGCCTCGCCGCCGCCAGGGAGCACCTGGTGGAGCGGGCCACCGCCGTCGTCGCCGACGTGGGCTGGGCGAACGCCTCCGTCACGGCGGTCGCCGCCGCGGCCGGGTTGTCGGTCGGCTCGGTCTACCAGCACTTCCCCTCCAAGGGGGCGCTGGCGGTCGAGGTCTTCCGGCGCGCGTCGGGGCGGGAGGTCGAGGTACTCGGCGAGGTGCTCAGGGAGGGCAGCGGGGACCCGGTCGAGCGGCTCGCGCTCGGCGTCGGCGTCTTCGCCCGCCGCGCCATGGAGTCCCGCGGTCTGGCCCACGCCCTGCTCGCGGCACCGGCGGAGCCGGCGGTCGGCGAGGAGCGGCTGCTGTTCCGGCACCGCTACCGCGAGGTGTTCGCCGAGGTGATCCGCGAGGGCATCGCCGCGGGACTGCTCCCCGATCAGGATCCGGACGTCACCGCCGCCGCCCTCACCGGGGCGATCGGCGAGGTGCTGGTGGACCCGCTGTCCGCGCCCGCGGAGGGCGACGCCGCCGACCGTCTCGTCACCGAGCTGGTGGCGATGTCCCTGCGGTGCGCGGGCGCCGCACCCGCCCCGTGA
- a CDS encoding Gfo/Idh/MocA family protein, with amino-acid sequence MAPVTLLVVGAGDRGTGHARWALDHPDRARVVAVAEPRDVRRARFAETHGIAPGNAVADWKDLVVRGRIADAVLICTPDRLHVEPAAAFAALGYHIMLEKPMALDETACREIVAAVERAGVMLAVGHVLRYTPYTRTLKRLVDSGRIGDIISVQHLEPVGFWHQAHSFVRGNWRRHDESTSMLMAKSCHDLDWLQYVIGSPPARVSSFGRLSHFTAANRPEDAADRCADCSVEAGCPYSARRLYGGMLDRGEHVWPLSVVVDDFTPPALDEALRTGPYGRCVYACDNDVVDHQVVAMEFPGGATATFTMTAFTELTNRRTRIFGTRGELTGDGDTIRVYDFLTRTEETVTPAGHGEMSAAGGHGGGDAGLMDAFVGAVATGDRTLVTSGARDSLASHLAVLAAERARHSGTVEPVPDVS; translated from the coding sequence ATGGCACCTGTCACCCTGCTCGTCGTCGGCGCCGGCGACCGCGGAACCGGGCACGCCCGGTGGGCCCTCGACCACCCCGACCGCGCGAGGGTCGTCGCCGTCGCCGAACCGCGTGACGTACGCCGCGCCCGTTTCGCCGAGACGCACGGCATCGCTCCGGGGAACGCCGTCGCCGACTGGAAGGACCTCGTCGTCCGCGGCCGGATCGCCGACGCGGTGCTCATCTGCACGCCCGACCGGCTGCACGTGGAACCGGCCGCGGCCTTCGCCGCCCTCGGCTACCACATCATGCTGGAGAAGCCGATGGCCCTCGACGAGACCGCGTGCCGGGAGATCGTCGCCGCCGTCGAACGGGCCGGGGTGATGCTGGCCGTCGGCCACGTCCTGCGCTACACCCCCTACACGCGCACCCTCAAGCGGCTCGTCGACTCCGGGCGGATCGGCGACATCATCAGCGTCCAGCACCTGGAACCCGTCGGCTTCTGGCACCAGGCGCACTCCTTCGTACGCGGCAACTGGCGCCGCCACGACGAGTCGACGTCCATGCTCATGGCCAAGTCCTGCCACGACCTTGACTGGTTGCAGTACGTCATCGGCAGCCCGCCCGCCCGGGTGTCCAGCTTCGGCCGGCTGTCCCACTTCACCGCGGCCAACCGGCCCGAGGACGCCGCCGACCGCTGTGCGGACTGCTCCGTCGAGGCCGGCTGCCCGTACTCCGCCCGGCGCCTGTACGGCGGCATGCTCGACCGGGGAGAGCACGTCTGGCCGCTCAGCGTCGTCGTGGACGACTTCACGCCCCCCGCGCTCGACGAGGCCCTGCGCACCGGACCGTACGGCCGGTGCGTGTACGCCTGCGACAACGACGTCGTCGACCACCAGGTCGTCGCCATGGAGTTCCCCGGCGGGGCCACCGCCACCTTCACCATGACCGCCTTCACCGAGCTCACCAATCGCCGCACCCGGATCTTCGGCACCCGCGGCGAGCTGACCGGTGACGGCGATACCATCCGCGTGTACGACTTCCTCACCCGCACCGAGGAGACCGTCACGCCCGCCGGGCACGGCGAGATGTCGGCGGCCGGGGGCCATGGCGGAGGCGACGCGGGGCTGATGGACGCCTTCGTCGGGGCCGTCGCCACCGGGGACCGCACGCTCGTGACATCGGGCGCGCGCGACTCCCTCGCCAGTCATCTCGCGGTGCTCGCGGCCGAACGTGCCCGGCACAGCGGCACCGTGGAGCCCGTGCCGGACGTCTCCTGA
- the aspA gene encoding aspartate ammonia-lyase, which produces MATHLHAQRGEHPAFPAEFRSEHDLLGDRDVPADAYYGIHTLRAVENFPITGTPISAYPDLVTALACVKQAAALANRELGLLDGRKADAIVTACEEIRSGKLHDEFVVDVIQGGAGTSTNMNANEVVANRALELLGHTKGEYTRLHPLEDVNAGQSTNDVYPTAVKIALDFAAQRLLDAMDVLRSAFEAKAEEFADILKMGRTQLQDAVPMTLGQEFATYAVMLGEDRKRLTEARALIHEINLGGTAIGTGLNAHPRYAALAAGELRSITGLPLTVADDLVEATQDAGAFVQLSGVLKRIAVKLSKTCNDLRLLSCGPRAGFAEINLPPVQAGSSIMPGKVNPVVPEVVNQIAFEVIGNDMAVTMAAEAGQLQLNAFEPIIAHSLLKSLTHLRAGCLTLADRCVTGITANREHLAGLVAHSIGLATALNPHIGYEQATAVAQEALRTGRSVQELVLDKGLLTEDELQRILLPDNLARPHGSHRRQVH; this is translated from the coding sequence ATGGCCACGCACCTCCACGCCCAGCGCGGGGAACACCCCGCGTTCCCCGCCGAGTTCCGCAGCGAGCACGACCTGCTCGGCGACCGGGACGTCCCCGCCGACGCCTACTACGGCATCCACACCCTGCGGGCCGTGGAGAACTTCCCCATCACCGGCACCCCCATCTCGGCCTACCCCGACCTCGTCACCGCCCTCGCCTGCGTCAAGCAGGCAGCGGCCCTCGCCAACCGCGAACTCGGCCTGCTCGACGGCCGCAAGGCCGACGCGATCGTGACCGCCTGCGAGGAGATCCGGTCCGGGAAGCTCCACGACGAGTTCGTGGTCGACGTGATCCAGGGCGGCGCGGGCACCTCCACGAACATGAACGCCAACGAGGTCGTCGCCAACCGGGCACTCGAACTCCTCGGCCACACCAAGGGCGAGTACACCCGACTGCACCCGCTGGAGGACGTCAACGCGGGCCAGAGCACCAACGACGTCTACCCGACCGCCGTCAAGATCGCCCTCGACTTCGCCGCCCAGCGGCTGCTGGACGCCATGGACGTGCTGCGCTCGGCGTTCGAGGCGAAGGCCGAGGAGTTCGCCGACATCCTGAAGATGGGCCGTACGCAGCTCCAGGACGCGGTGCCGATGACCCTGGGCCAGGAGTTCGCGACGTACGCCGTCATGCTCGGCGAGGACCGCAAGCGGCTCACCGAGGCCCGGGCGCTGATCCACGAGATCAACCTCGGCGGCACGGCCATCGGCACGGGGCTCAACGCCCATCCCCGGTACGCGGCGCTGGCCGCCGGGGAGTTGCGGTCCATCACCGGACTGCCGCTCACCGTCGCCGACGACCTCGTCGAGGCCACCCAGGACGCGGGCGCGTTCGTCCAGCTGTCCGGAGTGCTGAAGCGGATCGCGGTCAAGCTCTCCAAGACCTGCAACGACCTGCGACTGCTGTCCTGCGGCCCGCGCGCCGGCTTCGCCGAGATCAACCTGCCGCCCGTACAGGCCGGTTCGAGCATCATGCCCGGCAAGGTCAACCCCGTCGTCCCCGAGGTGGTCAACCAGATCGCCTTCGAGGTCATCGGCAACGACATGGCCGTGACCATGGCCGCCGAGGCCGGCCAGCTCCAGCTGAACGCCTTCGAACCGATCATCGCCCACAGCCTCCTGAAGAGCCTCACCCACCTGCGGGCCGGCTGCCTGACCCTCGCCGACCGCTGCGTCACCGGTATCACCGCCAACCGCGAGCACCTCGCCGGGCTCGTCGCCCACTCCATCGGCCTGGCGACCGCGCTCAACCCGCACATCGGCTACGAGCAGGCCACCGCCGTCGCCCAGGAGGCCCTGAGGACCGGCCGCAGCGTGCAGGAACTCGTCCTCGACAAGGGGCTGCTGACCGAGGACGAGCTCCAGCGCATCCTGCTCCCGGACAATCTCGCCCGGCCGCACGGCAGCCACCGCCGCCAGGTGCATTGA
- a CDS encoding Lrp/AsnC family transcriptional regulator — protein sequence MDQIDRAILRELQNDGRLSNQELAQRVGLTPSPCMRRVRQLEQDGVIQGYRAVIDPEAVGRAFEVLVSIEVKRDREVVESFEAALQDVPDVIEAYRLFGSPGCLLRIAVEDLRAYERLWIEKLTALSGVTEVNSQIIMKRIKEPRGLPVDG from the coding sequence ATGGACCAGATCGACAGGGCTATCTTGCGCGAGCTCCAGAACGACGGACGGCTGAGCAACCAGGAGCTGGCGCAGCGCGTGGGCCTGACCCCGTCCCCGTGCATGCGCCGCGTGCGCCAGCTGGAGCAGGACGGGGTGATCCAGGGCTATCGGGCGGTCATCGACCCGGAGGCGGTCGGGCGGGCCTTCGAGGTGCTCGTCTCCATCGAGGTGAAGCGCGACCGCGAGGTGGTCGAGTCGTTCGAGGCCGCGCTCCAGGACGTCCCGGACGTCATCGAGGCGTACCGGCTCTTCGGCAGCCCGGGCTGCCTGCTGCGGATCGCCGTGGAGGACCTGCGCGCCTACGAGCGGCTGTGGATCGAGAAGCTGACCGCTCTGTCCGGTGTCACGGAGGTCAACTCGCAGATCATCATGAAGCGCATCAAGGAACCGCGCGGTCTGCCGGTCGACGGCTGA
- a CDS encoding asparaginase, giving the protein MGRIVVISTGGTIASRWQGAGFAADAHGREVMATAAVPEGVSVEIVDLFSVNSPRLTTHHQLTLLHTVHEVLADPGVDGIVVTHGTDTLEESAFLVDLHHDDPRPVVFTGAQLPLDAADGDGPGNLHDALLTAATTRGLGVLVAFDGKVHAARGTLKTQTLAADAFADPSGARIGNIGFGRVSVLRQPQRPAALALPAVPGAAPRVDMVMHHADADPLLLNAAVDAGAQGLVLVATGAGNATPEIVEAVASATARGVLVALTTRVQAGPVTEIYTHGGAVDLVAAGAVPTGTLRAGQARVAVLSALLATTDPRERGRVLRHALGEAVTTDDRPAAELVQA; this is encoded by the coding sequence GTGGGACGCATCGTCGTCATCAGCACCGGCGGGACCATAGCCAGCCGCTGGCAGGGAGCGGGGTTCGCCGCCGACGCGCACGGCCGGGAGGTCATGGCGACCGCCGCGGTGCCCGAGGGCGTCAGCGTCGAGATCGTCGACCTGTTCAGCGTGAACAGCCCCCGCCTCACCACCCACCACCAGCTCACCCTGCTCCACACGGTGCACGAGGTGCTCGCCGACCCCGGCGTGGACGGCATCGTCGTCACCCATGGCACCGACACCCTGGAGGAGTCCGCCTTCCTGGTCGACCTCCACCACGACGACCCGCGCCCGGTGGTCTTCACGGGCGCCCAGCTCCCGCTCGACGCCGCCGACGGCGACGGACCCGGCAACCTCCACGACGCGCTGCTGACCGCCGCCACCACCCGCGGCCTGGGCGTCCTGGTCGCCTTCGACGGCAAGGTGCACGCCGCCCGCGGCACCCTCAAGACGCAGACGCTCGCCGCCGACGCCTTCGCCGACCCGTCCGGCGCCCGGATCGGCAACATAGGCTTCGGCCGGGTCTCCGTACTGCGGCAGCCGCAGCGCCCCGCCGCACTGGCCCTGCCCGCCGTACCCGGCGCAGCGCCCCGCGTCGACATGGTGATGCACCACGCCGACGCCGACCCCCTGCTGCTCAACGCCGCCGTGGACGCCGGCGCCCAGGGCCTCGTCCTGGTGGCCACCGGCGCCGGCAACGCGACCCCCGAGATCGTCGAGGCCGTCGCGTCCGCCACCGCCCGCGGCGTGCTCGTCGCCCTGACCACCCGGGTCCAGGCCGGCCCGGTCACCGAGATCTACACCCATGGCGGCGCGGTCGACCTCGTCGCCGCGGGCGCCGTGCCGACCGGCACCCTCCGCGCCGGCCAGGCCCGCGTCGCCGTACTCAGCGCACTGCTCGCCACCACCGACCCGCGGGAACGAGGCCGCGTGCTGCGCCACGCGCTCGGTGAGGCGGTCACCACCGACGACCGCCCGGCGGCGGAACTCGTCCAGGCATAA
- a CDS encoding acyl-CoA dehydrogenase family protein, whose translation MTTTAGTTGTAGTTGTTATAGTTATAGTALSSNPTACTHEVTNQAPPLVGHDVADDAVLLEGLRREGAGWYADDLHRIGRLAGSEQVQRWAEEANRHEPVLRTHDRYGNRIDEVDFHPSYHALMEVAIGEGLGGAPWADVRPGAHVARAAGFMVWSSAEQGHGCPVSMTYAAVPALRSAPELAAVYEPLLTSRTYDPGLRAPAGKRGLLAGMGMTEKQGGTDVRANTTVATEQQDGTWRLRGHKWFTSAPMNDLFLVLAQVPGGTSRADGHGGGLSCFLVPRVLPDGSRNTFRIQRLKDKLGNRSNASSEPEFDDTVAWLVGPPGHGVRTIIDMVTMTRLDCVLGSASGIRAALAQAAHHVRHRSVFGTKLIDQPLMRNVIADLGLESEAATTLALRIAGATDRAQRGDAQERAFLRLATAVGKYWVCKRQPAAVAEALECLGGNGYDEASGMPRLYREAPLNGLWEGSGNVNALDVLRALAREPESLAAFGAEIEAAAGGDARLDEAWRRLRGELVLTEDAPLRARRLVERMALVLQGSLLVRHAPAAVADAFCASRLAGDQGLAFGTLPPAADLTAVIARVPGATG comes from the coding sequence ATGACCACCACCGCAGGCACCACAGGCACCGCAGGCACCACAGGCACGACAGCCACCGCAGGCACGACAGCCACCGCAGGCACCGCACTGAGCAGCAACCCCACCGCGTGCACCCATGAGGTGACCAACCAGGCGCCGCCGCTCGTCGGCCACGATGTCGCCGACGACGCCGTCCTGCTGGAGGGGCTGCGGCGCGAGGGCGCCGGCTGGTACGCCGACGACCTGCACCGCATCGGCCGGCTGGCCGGGTCGGAGCAGGTCCAGCGGTGGGCCGAGGAGGCGAACCGCCACGAGCCGGTGCTGCGCACCCACGACCGCTACGGCAACAGGATCGACGAGGTCGACTTCCACCCCTCGTACCACGCGCTGATGGAGGTGGCGATCGGCGAGGGCCTCGGCGGCGCGCCCTGGGCCGACGTCCGGCCGGGCGCGCATGTGGCGCGCGCGGCCGGGTTCATGGTGTGGAGCTCGGCCGAACAGGGCCATGGCTGCCCGGTCTCCATGACGTACGCCGCCGTCCCCGCTCTGCGGTCGGCGCCCGAACTCGCCGCGGTGTACGAGCCGTTGCTGACGAGCCGCACGTACGACCCGGGCCTGCGCGCCCCGGCGGGCAAGCGCGGCCTGCTCGCCGGGATGGGCATGACCGAGAAGCAGGGCGGCACGGACGTGCGTGCCAACACCACGGTGGCCACCGAACAGCAGGACGGCACCTGGCGGCTGCGCGGCCACAAGTGGTTCACCAGCGCCCCGATGAACGACCTCTTCCTGGTGCTGGCGCAGGTGCCTGGGGGCACCTCCCGTGCCGACGGCCACGGGGGAGGGCTGTCCTGCTTCCTCGTGCCCCGGGTGCTGCCGGACGGCAGCCGCAACACCTTCCGCATCCAGCGGCTCAAGGACAAGCTCGGGAACCGCAGCAACGCCAGCAGCGAGCCCGAGTTCGACGACACCGTGGCCTGGCTGGTCGGCCCGCCGGGGCACGGGGTGCGGACCATCATCGACATGGTCACGATGACCCGGCTCGACTGCGTCCTCGGCTCCGCGTCGGGGATCCGGGCCGCGCTCGCGCAGGCGGCCCATCACGTCCGCCACCGCAGCGTGTTCGGCACGAAGCTGATCGACCAGCCGCTGATGCGCAATGTGATCGCCGATCTGGGGCTCGAATCGGAGGCGGCGACCACCCTGGCGCTGCGGATCGCGGGCGCGACCGACCGGGCGCAGCGCGGCGACGCGCAGGAGCGGGCGTTCCTGCGGCTGGCCACGGCGGTCGGCAAGTACTGGGTGTGCAAGCGCCAGCCCGCGGCGGTCGCCGAGGCGCTGGAGTGCCTGGGCGGCAACGGTTACGACGAGGCGTCGGGCATGCCCCGGCTGTACCGGGAGGCGCCGCTCAACGGCCTGTGGGAGGGCTCGGGCAATGTGAACGCGCTCGACGTGCTGCGCGCCCTGGCCCGGGAGCCCGAGTCCCTGGCGGCCTTCGGCGCCGAGATCGAGGCGGCGGCGGGCGGGGACGCCCGCCTCGACGAGGCGTGGCGGAGGCTGCGCGGTGAGCTGGTGCTCACCGAGGACGCGCCGCTGCGTGCGCGCAGGCTGGTGGAGCGCATGGCCCTGGTGCTCCAGGGCTCCCTGCTCGTCCGGCACGCCCCGGCCGCCGTGGCGGACGCGTTCTGCGCGTCACGGCTCGCCGGCGACCAGGGGCTTGCGTTCGGCACCCTGCCGCCCGCCGCGGACCTCACGGCCGTCATCGCCCGGGTGCCGGGCGCCACGGGCTGA
- a CDS encoding GDSL-type esterase/lipase family protein — translation MDDQHDELPDTASTHRPTDWITTPVTAELLRGALDLERTQHGVLPHRLPARARAQCGNGQLAMVEAQPSGVRLVLRTRATAVELDALRTKMAYRGAPPRPDGAYDLLVDGRLAGRSSVTGGNVLMVDMATGSAETRPGPVGTVRFTGLPDRMKDIEIWLPYNEVTHLVALRTDAPVEAVPDRGRKVWLHHGSSISHGSDAAGPTSTWPALAASLGGVELVNLGLGGSALLDPFTARAMRDTPADLISIKIGINLVNTDVMRLRAFTPAVHGFLDTIREGHPTAPLLVVSPVLCPIHEDTPGPSAADFTDLSEGKLRFRAVGDPAERAAGKLTLNVIRDELSRIVEMRATDDPNLYYLDGRDLYGEADFAELPLPDQLHPDAATHHRIGERFAALAFGTGGPFTTGGPFAAGGA, via the coding sequence ATGGACGACCAGCACGACGAGCTCCCCGACACCGCCAGCACGCACCGGCCGACGGACTGGATCACCACGCCCGTCACCGCGGAGCTGCTGCGCGGCGCTCTCGATCTGGAGCGCACCCAGCACGGAGTGCTGCCGCACCGGCTCCCCGCCCGGGCCCGCGCACAGTGCGGAAACGGGCAGCTGGCCATGGTGGAGGCGCAGCCCTCCGGCGTACGACTGGTCCTGCGCACCCGGGCCACGGCCGTCGAACTGGACGCGCTCCGCACCAAGATGGCCTACCGGGGCGCCCCGCCGCGCCCTGACGGGGCGTACGACCTGCTCGTCGACGGCCGCCTGGCCGGCCGGTCCAGTGTGACCGGCGGCAACGTGCTGATGGTGGACATGGCCACCGGATCCGCCGAAACCCGGCCGGGACCGGTCGGCACCGTCCGGTTCACCGGCCTTCCGGACCGGATGAAGGACATCGAGATCTGGTTGCCGTACAACGAGGTCACCCACCTGGTCGCCCTGCGCACCGACGCCCCCGTCGAGGCCGTGCCGGACCGGGGCCGCAAGGTGTGGCTGCACCACGGCAGTTCGATCAGCCACGGTTCCGACGCCGCCGGCCCCACCTCGACCTGGCCGGCGCTGGCCGCCTCCCTCGGCGGCGTGGAGCTGGTCAACCTCGGTCTTGGCGGCAGCGCCCTGCTCGACCCGTTCACCGCCCGTGCCATGCGGGACACCCCCGCGGACCTGATCAGCATCAAGATCGGTATCAACCTGGTCAACACCGACGTGATGCGACTGCGCGCCTTCACGCCGGCGGTGCACGGCTTCCTCGACACCATCCGCGAGGGGCACCCCACCGCTCCACTGCTGGTCGTCTCGCCCGTCCTGTGCCCCATCCACGAGGACACCCCCGGCCCCAGCGCCGCGGACTTCACCGACCTCAGCGAAGGGAAGCTCCGCTTCCGGGCCGTGGGCGACCCCGCGGAGCGGGCCGCCGGGAAGCTGACGCTCAATGTCATCCGGGACGAGCTGTCCCGCATCGTGGAGATGCGGGCGACCGACGATCCCAACCTGTACTATCTCGACGGCCGCGACCTGTACGGCGAGGCCGACTTCGCCGAGCTGCCGCTGCCCGACCAGCTCCACCCCGACGCCGCCACGCACCACCGCATCGGCGAGCGTTTCGCCGCACTGGCCTTCGGCACCGGCGGACCGTTCACCACCGGCGGACCGTTCGCCGCCGGAGGCGCCTGA